In a single window of the bacterium genome:
- a CDS encoding DUF4416 family protein, producing the protein MKPVEPAPVKLICGILFSDKKRLADALEVLAERYGRIDYRSALYPFTITGYYNREMGVPIQRLFVAFEPLISPGALAGIKIACNALEEALAVSGLRKVNLDPGYIDYDKLVLASAKYNAHKIYLDQGIYADPTLHFEKGAYLAAPWAFPDFKSGLYNADFLRIRARYKGQLRRQRAASE; encoded by the coding sequence ATGAAACCCGTTGAGCCGGCTCCCGTCAAACTGATCTGTGGCATCCTCTTCAGCGATAAAAAGCGCCTCGCCGACGCTCTCGAGGTTCTTGCCGAGCGCTACGGCCGCATCGATTACCGCAGTGCCCTCTACCCTTTCACGATCACCGGGTATTATAACCGCGAGATGGGCGTCCCGATCCAGCGCCTTTTTGTCGCCTTCGAACCCCTGATCAGCCCCGGAGCCCTGGCGGGGATCAAGATCGCCTGCAACGCCCTTGAGGAGGCACTGGCGGTCTCGGGACTGCGCAAGGTCAACCTCGATCCCGGCTACATCGATTACGACAAGTTGGTCCTCGCCTCGGCCAAATACAACGCCCACAAGATCTACCTGGACCAGGGCATCTACGCCGACCCCACCCTCCACTTTGAAAAGGGGGCCTATCTGGCCGCCCCCTGGGCCTTTCCCGATTTCAAATCGGGTCTCTACAACGCGGATTTCCTTCGTATCCGCGCCCGCTACAAGGGTCAGCTGCGCAGACAGCGGGCTGCGTCCGAATAA
- a CDS encoding arylamine N-acetyltransferase — MTDPLAPPLNPWRHAAAVRHFLGHFGLAAGAPDHLQLEKVLFHFSRLPYENISKIVKLNHHFRTIERIRLPEEVMDDYVRHNLGGTCFSLSFFLQCILLHLGYSAYIVMADMGSRRNVHCALIVELQGGKFLVDPGYLLTRAMAFHRDRSSIHTSPQSGVELRYDHARERYALSTFDRQVKKLRYTFEDRSAPPAEFLQHWLDSFYQGMMHGICLTQLRAEGLVYLHDDYLQIATPEGKRKRRLKQEYPRVVSQLFAIAPEWIERAQVALAENMELEKVHGIYRPGPLGTEKGRENETR, encoded by the coding sequence ATGACTGACCCACTCGCCCCCCCTCTCAATCCCTGGCGCCATGCTGCTGCGGTGCGCCATTTTCTCGGCCATTTCGGCCTCGCAGCCGGCGCGCCCGACCACCTCCAGCTCGAGAAGGTGCTCTTCCATTTTTCGCGGCTGCCGTATGAGAACATCAGCAAGATCGTCAAGCTCAACCACCATTTTCGCACGATCGAGCGCATCCGTCTCCCCGAGGAGGTCATGGACGATTATGTGCGCCATAACCTCGGCGGCACCTGTTTTTCACTCTCCTTCTTCCTCCAGTGCATCCTGCTCCACCTCGGGTACAGCGCGTATATCGTGATGGCCGATATGGGTTCCCGTCGTAATGTCCACTGCGCCCTGATTGTCGAGCTGCAGGGTGGCAAATTCCTGGTTGATCCCGGTTATCTTCTCACCCGCGCCATGGCCTTCCATCGTGACCGCTCCAGCATTCACACCAGCCCGCAATCGGGCGTCGAGCTGCGATATGACCATGCGCGCGAACGCTATGCCCTCTCCACCTTCGACCGGCAGGTCAAAAAACTGCGCTATACCTTTGAAGACCGATCCGCCCCGCCGGCGGAATTTCTGCAGCACTGGCTCGACTCATTTTATCAGGGGATGATGCACGGCATTTGTCTGACCCAGCTGCGCGCCGAGGGACTGGTCTACCTGCACGACGATTATCTGCAGATCGCCACCCCTGAGGGCAAGCGCAAACGCCGGCTCAAGCAGGAGTACCCGAGGGTGGTCTCACAGCTTTTTGCTATCGCTCCGGAGTGGATCGAGCGCGCGCAAGTTGCGCTGGCGGAGAATATGGAACTGGAGAAGGTGCATGGTATCTACCGGCCGGGGCCATTGGGGACAGAAAAAGGGAGGGAGAATGAAACCCGTTGA
- a CDS encoding ferritin family protein: protein MTQELARLAESIRMAIDMEKSGRAFYLQAAEQTAQATGKAVFARLAKEETLHLLTFERMLDADAGLGAWREWLKEFPEHPPLPVFGEKARQSIRDDSMDELQALRVAMQQEREAIEYYGRVAAGAREEAVAGIFSFVREQELYHYDLLQAEYDSITQSGFWFDSAEFRMDGKF, encoded by the coding sequence ATGACCCAAGAGCTCGCGCGCCTGGCGGAATCCATCCGCATGGCCATCGATATGGAAAAATCAGGCCGGGCCTTTTATCTGCAGGCGGCGGAACAGACCGCTCAGGCCACAGGCAAGGCCGTCTTCGCGCGGCTGGCCAAGGAAGAGACCCTGCACCTGCTCACCTTCGAACGCATGCTCGACGCGGATGCCGGTCTGGGCGCTTGGCGCGAGTGGCTCAAGGAATTCCCGGAGCACCCGCCGCTGCCGGTCTTCGGGGAAAAGGCCCGGCAGTCGATCCGCGATGACTCCATGGATGAACTCCAGGCCCTGCGCGTCGCCATGCAGCAGGAACGGGAAGCCATCGAGTATTACGGCCGGGTCGCCGCCGGCGCCCGCGAGGAAGCCGTGGCGGGCATCTTTTCTTTCGTCCGCGAGCAGGAGCTTTACCACTATGATCTGCTGCAGGCCGAGTACGACTCCATCACCCAATCCGGATTCTGGTTCGATTCGGCGGAATTCCGGATGGACGGCAAGTTCTGA
- a CDS encoding metallophosphoesterase family protein: MRWGIISDVHGNLQALEQVLRAVDAESCDELFFLGDAVGYGPQPDECVAVLGDRVVLAILGNHDDAVLGRTNPFSFNEYALRAALWTRRTITSETRAAIAGYTLIGRREGDLFVHASPANPRAWEYLLSIREAERQFAAFTEPFCFIGHSHMPGGFILTPEGRITAFRPKRLLLDDQFRYIINVGSVGQPRDGDPRACFVLYDREKGLIEFKRVEYPVERTQALMAESHLPDFLIQRLQKGY; the protein is encoded by the coding sequence ATGCGCTGGGGCATCATTTCGGATGTGCATGGAAATCTGCAGGCTCTCGAGCAGGTGTTGCGCGCTGTTGATGCCGAGTCGTGTGACGAACTTTTCTTTCTGGGTGATGCAGTTGGCTACGGTCCGCAGCCGGATGAATGTGTAGCCGTGCTTGGCGACCGGGTTGTGCTTGCCATCCTCGGCAACCATGACGATGCCGTGCTGGGGCGGACCAATCCCTTTTCCTTCAATGAATATGCCTTGCGAGCCGCGCTCTGGACCCGAAGGACGATCACGTCGGAGACGCGAGCCGCAATCGCAGGCTATACGCTCATCGGACGGCGGGAGGGCGACCTCTTCGTCCATGCTTCGCCTGCAAATCCTCGTGCCTGGGAGTACCTGCTCTCCATCCGGGAAGCGGAACGTCAGTTCGCCGCTTTCACTGAACCGTTCTGCTTTATCGGCCACTCCCACATGCCGGGTGGCTTTATCTTAACGCCGGAGGGGCGGATTACCGCCTTCCGTCCGAAGCGGCTCCTGCTGGACGACCAGTTTCGCTATATCATCAATGTCGGAAGTGTTGGACAGCCGCGCGACGGCGACCCGCGCGCCTGCTTTGTCCTCTATGACCGGGAGAAAGGACTGATCGAGTTCAAGCGGGTGGAGTATCCGGTCGAGCGGACGCAAGCCTTGATGGCCGAGTCTCATCTGCCTGACTTCCTGATCCAGCGCTTGCAAAAGGGTTACTAA
- a CDS encoding roadblock/LC7 domain-containing protein produces the protein MEMQQRKNGKRVVLSQTAYHQIAHILEELLSRSQARLALFADMNGYPVVHRGDADTLDLAALTALAAGDFAATAEISRLIGPETRFRFLYHEGSQRSLYLCAVGSDYFLLVVFDNSVALGIIRVLAHYAVEKIGRYLQSLKQESEQTRQFLDFEFRDLLAKQLDRSLRPR, from the coding sequence ATGGAAATGCAGCAACGCAAGAACGGCAAACGCGTGGTCCTCTCACAAACGGCTTATCATCAGATCGCTCATATCCTTGAGGAGCTGCTGAGCCGCTCCCAGGCGCGTCTTGCCCTCTTCGCCGATATGAACGGCTATCCGGTGGTCCATCGCGGCGATGCCGATACCCTGGACCTGGCTGCCCTCACCGCCCTCGCAGCCGGTGATTTCGCCGCCACCGCCGAGATCTCGCGTCTGATCGGACCAGAGACGCGCTTCCGGTTTCTCTATCACGAGGGCAGCCAACGCAGCCTCTATCTCTGCGCGGTGGGGTCGGACTATTTCCTCCTGGTGGTTTTCGATAATTCGGTCGCGCTGGGCATTATCCGGGTGCTCGCCCATTATGCCGTCGAGAAGATCGGCCGCTACCTCCAGTCGCTGAAACAGGAGAGCGAGCAAACCCGACAGTTCCTCGATTTCGAGTTCCGCGATCTGCTCGCAAAGCAGCTCGACCGCAGTCTGCGGCCTCGTTGA
- a CDS encoding GTPase domain-containing protein, giving the protein MHIDWLRQEIVFKIVYYGPGLGGKTTNLEYLHAHLEPALRSRLVVLKSPEERTLYFDFFELSLGAIKGKKPRFHLYTIPGQLYYAPSRKIVLRGADAVVFVADSQSSRRQDNLDTLMDLELKLIQQQKTLARFPWVLQYNKRDLPEIETVAEMEATLNFLQVPYYEAVATRGIAVFETLRGVIQLLLKRL; this is encoded by the coding sequence ATGCATATTGACTGGCTCCGGCAAGAAATTGTCTTCAAAATCGTCTATTACGGTCCCGGTCTCGGCGGCAAGACCACCAATCTGGAGTATTTGCACGCCCATCTGGAACCTGCACTGCGCAGCCGGCTGGTGGTGCTGAAATCACCCGAAGAACGCACCCTCTATTTTGATTTTTTCGAACTTTCTCTTGGCGCCATTAAGGGCAAGAAGCCCCGCTTTCATCTTTACACCATTCCGGGGCAGCTCTATTATGCTCCAAGCCGCAAGATTGTCCTCCGTGGCGCAGACGCGGTGGTCTTTGTCGCCGATTCGCAATCATCCCGGCGGCAGGACAATCTGGATACGCTGATGGACCTGGAGCTGAAGCTGATACAGCAGCAGAAAACCCTGGCGCGTTTCCCCTGGGTCCTGCAGTACAACAAGCGCGATCTGCCGGAGATCGAGACGGTGGCCGAGATGGAAGCGACGCTCAATTTCCTCCAGGTGCCCTATTACGAGGCCGTCGCCACCCGGGGAATCGCCGTATTTGAAACCTTGCGCGGCGTCATCCAATTGCTGCTGAAGCGATTATGA
- a CDS encoding MFS transporter, giving the protein MSPATPAPARIEEVGGSIKPRAIATLSWILYDLANTAYSMNVVSLYFGTWIILKLGQSDFIVSFANSFSMILVALTMPVLGDWSDLRGGKMLLLGLFTGICIAGTAALGLLGTHVSSLSLLIPLVMMVFILANYSYQGGLVFYNALLPAVSTPRTIGRVSGYGVAVGYMGSIIGLAVAALFVDGQFYGLRIPGITAGGTTAAFVPTALVFLIFAIPVFLFVKEPRVPFGEQAAWNLRASYRKTFKALVDSRQYPGLPRFLLAKLLYEDSIETVIIYMGVYTQAVMGFTLAEANQFFIVIIPSAIVGSALCGILTDHYGPKKTLTWVIILWVVSLTVVISSSSRALFWVSGCIIGMLMGSVWTSARPLLISLVPGEKLGEFFGLYALSGKVAAVVGPIIWSSVTWVLASFGPAVKYKAAIAALALNMAAGAWLLRRVPDHHQRLPRH; this is encoded by the coding sequence GTGAGCCCGGCAACGCCAGCCCCGGCCCGTATCGAGGAGGTTGGCGGATCCATCAAGCCAAGGGCCATCGCCACTCTCTCGTGGATCCTCTACGATCTGGCCAATACGGCCTATTCGATGAACGTTGTCTCGCTTTACTTTGGCACCTGGATCATTCTCAAACTCGGCCAGAGTGATTTCATCGTCTCTTTCGCCAACTCGTTCTCAATGATCCTGGTCGCATTGACCATGCCAGTGCTGGGGGACTGGTCGGATCTGCGCGGCGGCAAGATGCTGTTGCTCGGGCTGTTCACCGGGATCTGCATCGCGGGTACCGCGGCCCTCGGCCTGCTCGGCACCCATGTAAGCAGCCTCAGCCTCCTCATTCCCCTGGTCATGATGGTTTTCATCCTGGCCAACTACAGCTACCAGGGGGGGCTGGTCTTTTACAACGCCCTGCTGCCCGCGGTGAGCACGCCGCGCACCATCGGCCGCGTCTCCGGATACGGCGTTGCGGTCGGCTATATGGGCTCCATCATCGGCCTGGCTGTGGCCGCCCTTTTCGTCGACGGCCAATTTTATGGACTGCGGATTCCCGGCATCACCGCCGGCGGTACTACCGCCGCCTTCGTGCCCACAGCGCTGGTTTTTCTGATCTTTGCCATACCTGTTTTCCTCTTCGTCAAGGAACCCCGCGTGCCCTTCGGGGAGCAGGCGGCCTGGAACCTGAGGGCCTCGTACCGCAAGACCTTCAAGGCCCTGGTCGATTCCCGTCAATATCCAGGGTTGCCGCGTTTTCTGCTGGCCAAACTCCTTTACGAAGACAGCATCGAAACGGTGATCATCTACATGGGGGTCTACACCCAGGCGGTGATGGGCTTCACCCTGGCTGAGGCCAACCAGTTTTTCATCGTCATCATTCCCTCGGCCATTGTCGGCTCTGCGCTTTGCGGCATTCTGACCGACCACTATGGCCCAAAAAAGACCCTGACGTGGGTCATCATCCTTTGGGTGGTCAGCCTGACGGTGGTGATCAGCTCGAGCAGCCGTGCCCTTTTCTGGGTGTCCGGTTGTATCATCGGCATGCTGATGGGATCGGTCTGGACCTCGGCCCGGCCGCTGCTCATTTCGCTGGTCCCCGGCGAAAAGCTGGGTGAGTTTTTCGGCCTCTATGCGCTCTCGGGGAAAGTAGCCGCCGTGGTGGGGCCGATCATCTGGAGCAGCGTCACTTGGGTTCTGGCTTCATTCGGCCCGGCCGTCAAATACAAGGCGGCGATTGCGGCCCTGGCGCTGAATATGGCGGCCGGCGCCTGGCTGCTGCGGCGGGTGCCGGATCACCACCAGCGGCTGCCACGGCATTGA
- a CDS encoding helix-turn-helix domain-containing protein, producing MTDLKRYFIFSTDAKTISTVASSLAAADGRVVRSNTEAEFRYCLQQIATFDAAIVDISAERRHFEMIEEFVAHFPTKPLIAIVAAADLNSAMQAIRLGATDYLLQPVLPEEVPLALHRALQLDLSPQFRIAQRLGWRRERDLGPVVGSGEEMLRILQTIGELARKETHILFCGEEGVGKTYFARLLHFLSPRRFQPLLRVACANKTSGDLLLELFGTRGGLLSPTYDATLLLEQSHALPVSVQNRLAHFIEEQKQIQPTSGIRLLGLSTDAPDEAAENLFNRIGASLVHLPNLMQRQADLPRLCQVLLQQITPELDLPNRELQPEALSLLRGQTLAGNIRELNTILQRAAIMSRTMWIESQALQAAGLETAAEHSSMVFGAPTTQLDDVEQVVIRKVLLQHNGNVSRTAAALGISRGTLYNKMKKYGLIYSESESPAARE from the coding sequence ATGACGGATCTGAAACGGTATTTTATCTTCTCGACGGATGCCAAGACCATAAGCACGGTGGCCTCCAGCCTTGCCGCAGCGGATGGCCGCGTAGTGCGCAGCAACACCGAGGCAGAGTTCCGCTATTGTCTGCAGCAGATTGCCACCTTCGACGCGGCGATCGTGGACATCAGCGCGGAACGCCGTCATTTCGAAATGATCGAGGAATTTGTTGCCCATTTTCCCACCAAGCCCCTTATTGCCATCGTCGCAGCCGCGGATCTTAACTCGGCGATGCAGGCGATCCGCCTCGGCGCTACCGATTATCTGCTTCAGCCGGTCCTCCCTGAGGAGGTCCCTTTGGCACTCCACCGCGCCCTGCAGCTCGATCTCTCGCCACAGTTCCGCATTGCCCAGCGGTTGGGCTGGCGCCGCGAACGCGACCTCGGCCCGGTGGTCGGCAGCGGCGAGGAGATGCTGCGCATTTTGCAGACAATCGGGGAACTCGCCCGCAAGGAGACCCACATCCTTTTCTGCGGTGAAGAGGGCGTCGGCAAGACCTACTTCGCTCGTCTTCTCCATTTTCTCAGCCCGCGCCGCTTCCAGCCCCTGTTGCGAGTGGCCTGCGCCAACAAAACCTCCGGCGATCTTCTCCTTGAACTCTTCGGCACCCGTGGCGGACTGCTTTCACCTACCTACGACGCCACCCTGCTCCTCGAACAGAGTCATGCCTTGCCCGTCTCGGTGCAAAACCGTCTTGCCCATTTCATCGAGGAACAAAAACAGATCCAGCCCACCTCCGGCATCCGTCTCCTTGGCCTTAGCACCGACGCCCCGGATGAGGCCGCGGAGAATCTCTTCAACCGCATCGGCGCCAGCCTGGTGCATCTGCCCAACCTGATGCAGCGCCAGGCCGACCTGCCGCGCCTGTGCCAGGTCCTGCTCCAACAGATCACCCCGGAGCTGGACCTGCCGAATCGCGAACTGCAGCCCGAAGCCCTTTCGCTGCTGCGCGGCCAAACCCTTGCGGGGAACATCCGCGAACTCAACACCATCTTGCAGCGCGCTGCCATCATGAGCCGGACCATGTGGATCGAGTCGCAGGCCCTGCAGGCCGCCGGTCTAGAGACCGCTGCAGAACACTCCTCGATGGTCTTCGGCGCCCCCACCACGCAGTTGGATGACGTCGAGCAGGTGGTGATCCGCAAGGTCTTGTTACAACACAACGGCAATGTCAGCCGCACCGCCGCTGCCCTCGGCATCAGCCGCGGCACCCTTTACAACAAGATGAAAAAATACGGCCTGATTTACAGCGAGTCGGAGTCGCCCGCGGCGCGTGAGTAG
- a CDS encoding sugar transferase, with translation MGTLRKKLLAKGTRILDLGVLLGTLTGAALLQARLLTGGWHLHLSPEIITPAGGLALAALLIAWNRLFAHFGLYEIRRLDGRAREWFDIARAVTLGTLIAAALALLITAAPGKEYFLIFYPLSLIAAIASRAVVREGLVFLRNRGRNLRDVVFVGSGPEAVDLAQKVLYRADLGYRLRGFVDDHPQNTRLWQGKWLCTLDAFPDYLARHEVDEVFIALPVQTYFEQIRQITRLCDEERIPCRVPSDLMDLNTAGTAAYELNGIPMLNLRCYGQPRATHLLLKRLIDFIVAAMGLILLAPLFLVVSLLIVCSSPGPVFFKQQRVGLNRRRFRIYKFRTMVEGAEALQSQLEHLNEADGAAFKIARDPRITPVGRWLRRTSIDEIPQLINVLRGEMSLVGPRPLPVRDVNNIYEQWPSRRFTMRPGLTCLWQISGRHRLRFNEWMRLDLKYIDEWSIWLDLKIMLRTIPEVVRASGE, from the coding sequence ATGGGCACCTTACGGAAAAAGCTGCTGGCGAAAGGAACCCGCATCCTCGATCTTGGGGTCCTACTCGGTACCTTGACGGGCGCTGCGCTGCTGCAGGCCCGGCTTCTGACAGGGGGATGGCACCTCCATCTTTCGCCTGAAATCATCACGCCTGCAGGGGGGCTGGCCCTCGCTGCGCTCCTCATCGCCTGGAACCGCCTCTTCGCGCACTTTGGTCTTTACGAGATCCGCCGTCTCGATGGGCGCGCGCGCGAGTGGTTCGACATCGCCAGGGCTGTCACCCTCGGAACCCTGATTGCTGCAGCGCTGGCCCTGCTGATCACCGCGGCGCCGGGCAAGGAGTATTTTCTCATCTTTTATCCTCTCTCGCTGATCGCTGCGATCGCCAGCCGCGCCGTGGTGCGCGAAGGGCTGGTCTTCTTGCGCAACCGCGGCCGCAATCTGCGCGACGTTGTCTTTGTCGGCAGCGGCCCGGAGGCGGTTGATCTCGCACAGAAGGTCCTCTACCGCGCCGACCTCGGTTACCGGCTGCGCGGCTTTGTCGATGACCATCCCCAGAATACCCGGCTTTGGCAGGGCAAGTGGTTGTGTACTCTGGATGCCTTTCCTGATTATCTGGCGCGGCACGAGGTTGACGAAGTTTTCATCGCCCTGCCCGTCCAGACCTACTTTGAACAGATCCGCCAGATCACACGGTTGTGCGACGAGGAGCGCATCCCCTGCCGGGTGCCCTCCGATCTGATGGACCTGAACACGGCGGGGACGGCGGCCTACGAACTCAACGGCATCCCCATGCTTAACTTGCGCTGCTACGGTCAGCCCCGGGCCACCCATCTGCTCCTCAAGCGCCTGATTGATTTCATCGTGGCCGCGATGGGTCTCATCCTGCTGGCGCCGCTCTTTCTCGTGGTCAGCCTCCTCATTGTCTGCAGCTCGCCGGGACCTGTCTTTTTCAAACAGCAGCGTGTGGGTTTAAACCGCCGCCGCTTCCGAATCTACAAATTCCGCACCATGGTGGAGGGAGCCGAGGCGCTGCAATCCCAGCTCGAGCATCTCAACGAGGCGGACGGCGCGGCCTTCAAGATCGCCAGGGACCCGCGCATCACGCCGGTGGGGCGCTGGCTGCGCCGCACCAGCATCGATGAGATTCCCCAGCTCATCAACGTCCTGCGCGGCGAGATGAGCCTGGTCGGGCCGCGTCCCCTGCCGGTGCGCGATGTCAACAACATCTATGAACAATGGCCAAGCCGGCGCTTCACGATGCGCCCCGGATTGACCTGCCTCTGGCAGATCAGCGGCCGCCACCGGCTGCGCTTCAACGAATGGATGCGGCTCGACTTGAAATATATTGATGAGTGGTCGATCTGGCTCGACCTGAAAATCATGCTGCGCACCATCCCGGAGGTGGTCCGGGCCTCGGGCGAATAG
- a CDS encoding putative glycoside hydrolase: MFTAFFRSRLRILGPALLVLALAPGRLPAREYRPPFPRLVFQRPGGIAGGAAQYFFSRYDLAIHGGGGINAYALNDSIHALNPNTIILGTSRQGIWPGNPVWPPACFIYSSWFDSLRAAAQPGDTQIRVKSTAGFKTNALNDDIYALVGANDWISFTGFTDTTIYGIPVSGDYALNVVHAIGDTVKRPSRFQGFGYLHNVTAFAPPINGQPVWAYFVDQRFNAAKQDFSRFDGVFYDAFRFFFWGDDFQSTIDLDYNHRNDLVESGKGLSWVNARWGEGVRQMMPYERQKFASLHPGEPVVVAVNMGSAQEGDPYPIRYCDGMEWEGFMRFAYTAPELIRVNQLWETAHDTLFTLIEDNVTNLNQSMDYKRIRYGLTAALMSGAYYGMTFGNEYSLSLWYDEFDLDLGFPRGAARKIPGLTDVYVRFFDKGAAICNASGQNVTVTSAMLAGLPGYQGPYYRFLGGQRTPLTPSINNGQLFTTVDLLGETKIPAKNNTGDGIILLSHPDTVVADIIVGTCYFNDTSPGTARAQFDAGFRPVPDRGNENVDIASRNRCFSQWVASDSTGIGYYYSSPNESAGWATFRPTIGVAGWYEISEWHPMVGETPSAYQEADNVPFEAVVAGTKKLSGIIDQTKNYGRWNRIAILWLPGGTGSYVRLSNRGNGYVAADAMRFRYLKRVVPDVTPPRRPVDLRLVR, translated from the coding sequence ATGTTCACTGCGTTCTTCCGATCCCGTCTGCGCATCCTTGGTCCGGCTCTCCTTGTGCTTGCTCTGGCGCCCGGCCGGCTGCCGGCGCGGGAGTATCGGCCCCCCTTTCCCCGTCTGGTCTTCCAGCGCCCTGGCGGCATTGCCGGCGGGGCGGCCCAGTATTTTTTCAGCCGCTATGACCTCGCCATTCACGGGGGCGGCGGGATCAACGCCTATGCCCTCAACGATAGCATTCACGCACTCAATCCCAACACCATCATCCTCGGCACCTCGCGGCAGGGGATCTGGCCCGGCAATCCCGTCTGGCCGCCCGCTTGCTTTATCTATTCCAGCTGGTTCGACAGCTTGAGAGCTGCAGCACAGCCCGGCGACACCCAGATTCGCGTCAAATCGACTGCGGGCTTCAAAACCAATGCCCTCAACGACGATATTTACGCCCTGGTTGGCGCCAACGACTGGATCTCCTTCACCGGTTTCACCGACACCACAATCTACGGCATCCCCGTGAGTGGCGATTATGCCCTCAACGTCGTCCATGCCATCGGCGATACGGTCAAACGGCCATCGCGTTTTCAGGGTTTCGGCTATCTCCACAACGTCACCGCTTTTGCCCCGCCCATCAACGGCCAGCCGGTCTGGGCCTATTTTGTCGATCAGCGCTTCAATGCCGCCAAGCAGGATTTCAGCCGCTTCGATGGCGTCTTTTATGATGCCTTCCGCTTTTTTTTCTGGGGCGATGATTTCCAGTCCACCATCGACCTCGACTACAATCATCGCAACGATCTTGTGGAGAGCGGCAAGGGACTGAGCTGGGTCAATGCCCGCTGGGGCGAGGGCGTCCGTCAGATGATGCCCTATGAGCGGCAAAAATTCGCATCGCTGCATCCGGGCGAGCCGGTCGTCGTCGCCGTCAATATGGGCTCCGCCCAGGAGGGCGATCCCTATCCGATACGCTATTGCGACGGCATGGAGTGGGAGGGCTTTATGCGCTTTGCCTATACCGCCCCTGAACTCATCCGCGTCAACCAGCTCTGGGAGACGGCACACGACACCCTCTTCACCCTCATCGAAGATAACGTCACGAACTTGAACCAGAGCATGGATTATAAACGGATCCGCTATGGCCTGACCGCCGCTCTGATGTCCGGTGCCTATTATGGTATGACCTTCGGTAACGAGTACAGCCTCTCGCTCTGGTACGACGAATTCGACCTCGACCTTGGCTTTCCCCGCGGCGCTGCGCGCAAAATCCCCGGATTGACTGATGTCTATGTGCGCTTTTTCGACAAGGGGGCGGCGATTTGCAATGCCTCGGGCCAGAACGTCACGGTCACCAGCGCCATGCTGGCCGGTCTGCCAGGCTACCAGGGGCCCTACTACCGATTCCTCGGCGGGCAACGGACTCCGTTGACGCCAAGCATCAATAACGGCCAGCTTTTCACCACGGTTGACCTCCTGGGTGAAACGAAAATCCCGGCCAAAAATAACACCGGCGACGGTATCATCCTGCTGTCGCATCCTGATACGGTGGTGGCCGACATCATCGTCGGAACCTGCTATTTCAATGACACCTCGCCGGGGACCGCGCGTGCCCAGTTCGATGCCGGTTTCCGGCCGGTGCCGGATCGCGGCAACGAGAATGTTGATATCGCCTCCCGAAACCGCTGCTTCTCGCAGTGGGTGGCCTCGGACTCGACCGGCATCGGTTATTATTACAGCTCCCCGAACGAGAGCGCCGGCTGGGCCACCTTCCGTCCCACAATCGGCGTGGCCGGCTGGTACGAGATCAGCGAATGGCATCCGATGGTCGGAGAGACCCCGTCGGCCTATCAGGAGGCCGATAATGTGCCCTTCGAGGCGGTGGTAGCCGGCACTAAAAAGCTCAGCGGCATCATCGATCAGACCAAAAACTACGGCCGCTGGAACCGCATCGCCATCCTCTGGTTGCCCGGCGGCACCGGCAGCTATGTGCGCCTCTCCAACCGCGGCAACGGCTATGTCGCCGCCGATGCCATGCGTTTCCGCTATCTCAAGCGCGTGGTGCCGGACGTGACGCCGCCGCGGCGCCCTGTGGATCTCCGGCTGGTCCGGTAG